One Saimiri boliviensis isolate mSaiBol1 chromosome 17, mSaiBol1.pri, whole genome shotgun sequence genomic window carries:
- the PLD2 gene encoding phospholipase D2 isoform X1: MSLLPLARFAVAYSPAREAANREMPSLPRAGPEGSTRHAASKQKYLENYLNRLLTMSFYRNYHALTEFLEVSQLSFIPDLGCKGLEGMIRKRSGGHRVPGLTCCGRDQVCYRWSKRWLVVKDSFLLYMCLETGAISFVQLFDPGFEVQVGKRSTEARYGVRIDTSHRSLILKCSSYRQARWWAQEITELAQGPGRDFLYLHRHDSYAPPRRGTLARWFVNGAGYFAAVADAILRAQEEIFITDWWLSPEVYLKRPAHSDDWRLDIMLKRKAEEGVRVSVLLFKEVELALGINSGYSKRALMLLHPNIKVMRHPNQVTLWAHHEKLLVVDQVVAFLGGLDLAYGRWDDLHYRLTDLGDSSESAASQPPTPCPDSSATPDLSHNQFFWLGKDYSNLITKDWVQLDRPFEDFINRETTPRMPWRDVGVVVHGLPARDLARHFIQRWNFTKTTKAKYKIPTYPYLLPKSTCTANQLPFTLPGGQCTTVQVLRSVDRWSAGTLENSILNAYLHTIRESRHFLYIENQFFISCSDGRTVLNKVGDEIVDRILKAHKQGQCFRVYVLLPLLPGFQGDISTGGGNSIQAILHFTYRTLCRGEYSILHRLKAAMGTAWRDYISICGLRTHGELGGHPVSELIYIHSKMLIADDQIVIIGSANINDRSLLGKRDSELAVLIEDTETEPSLMNGAEYQAGRFALSLRKHCFSVILGANARPDLDLRDPVCDDFFQLWQETAESNATIYEQIFRCLPSNATRSLRTLREYVAVEPLATVSPPLALSELTQVQGHLVHFPLKFLEDESLLPPLGSKEGMIPLEVWT; this comes from the exons ATGAGTCTGCTCCCTCTGGCTCG TTTTGCTGTTGCCTATTCTCCAGCCCGAGAGGCAGCCAACAGAGAGATGCCCTCTCTACCCCGAGCAGGTCCTGAGGGCTCCACCAGACATGCAGCCAGCAAACAG AAATACCTGGAGAATTACCTCAATCGCCTCTTGACCATGTCTTTCTATCGCAACTACCATGCCCTG ACAGAGTTCCTGGAAGTCAGTCAGCTGTCCTTTATCCCAGACCTGGGCTGCAAAGGACT GGAGGGGATGATCCGGAAGCGCTCAGGTGGCCACCGAGTTCCTGGCCTCACCTGCTGTGGCCGAGACCAAGTTTGTTATCGCTGGTCCAAGAG GTGGCTGGTGGTGAAGGATTCCTTCCTGCTGTACATGTGCCTCGAGACGGGCGCCATCTCATTTGTTCAGCTCTTTGACCCTGGCTTTGAGGTGCAGGTGGGGAAACGGAGCACAGAGGCACGGTACGGCGTACGGATCGACACCTCCCACAG GTCCTTGATTCTCAAGTGCAGCAGCTACCggcaggcacggtggtgggcccAAGAGATCACTGAGCTGGCACAGGGCCCTGGGAGAGACTTCCTATATCTGCACCGGCATGACAGTTACGCCCCACCCCGGCGTGGGACCTTGGCCCGGTG GTTTGTGAATGGGGCAGGTTACTTTGCTGCTGTGGCAGATGCCATCCTTCGAGCCCAAGAGGAGATTTTCATCACAGACTGGTG GTTGAGTCCTGAGGTTTACCTGAAGCGTCCAGCCCATTCAGATGACTGGAGACTGGACATTATGCTCAAGAGGAAGGCG GAGGAGGGTGTCCGTGTGTCCGTTCTGCTGTTTAAGGAAGTGGAATTGGCCTTGGGCATCAACAGTGGCTATAGCAAGAGGGCGCTGATGCTGCTGCACCCCAACATAAAG GTGATGCGTCACCCAAACCAAGTGACGTTGTGGGCCCATCATGAGAAGCTCCTGGTGGTGGACCAAGTGGTAGCATTCCTAGGGGGGCTGGACCTTGCCTATGGCCGCTGGGATGACCTGCACTATCGACTGACTGACCTTGGAGACTCCTCTGAATCAGCTGCCTCCCAG CCTCCCACCCCGTGCCCAGACTCATCAGCCACCCCAGACCTCTCTCATAACCAATTCTTCTGGCTGGGCAAGGACTACAGCAATCTTATCACCAAGGACTGGGTACAGCTGGACCGGCCTTTCGAAG ATTTCATCAACAGGGAGACGACACCTCGGATGCCATGGCGGGACGTTGGGGTGGTCGTCCATGGCCTACCTGCCCGGGACCTCGCCCGGCACTTCATCCAGCGCTGGAATTTCACCAAG ACCACCAAGGCCAAGTACAAGATTCCCACATACCCCTACCTGCTTCCCAAGTCTACCTGCACTGCCAACCAGCTCCCCTTCACACTCCCAGGGGGGCAGTGCACCACTGTGCAG GTCTTGCGGTCAGTGGACCGCTGGTCAGCAGGGACTCTGGAGAACTCCATCCTCAATGCCTATCTGCACACCATCAGGGAGAGCCGGCACTTCCTCTACATCGAG AATCAGTTCTTCATTAGCTGCTCAGATGGGCGGACGGTTCTGAACAAGGTGGGCGATGAGATTGTGGACAGAATCCTGAAGGCCCACAA ACAGGGGCAGTGTTTCCGAGTCTACGTGCTTTTGCCTTTACTCCCTGGCTTCCAGGGTGACATCTCCACAGGTGGTGGCAACTCCATCCAGGCCATTCTGCACTTTACTTACAG GACCCTGTGTCGTGGGGAGTATTCAATCCTGCATCGCCTCAAAGCAGCCA TGGGAACAGCATGGCGGGACTATATTTCCATCTGCGGGCTTCGTACACATGGAGAGCTGGGCGGGCACCCAGTCTCAGAGCTCATCTACATCCACAGCAAAATGCTCATTGCAGATGACCAGATAGTCATCATAG GTTCTGCAAACATCAATGACCGGAGTTTGCTGGGGAAGCGGGACAGTGAGCTGGCGGTGCTGATCGAGGACACAGAGACGGAACCATCCCTCATGAATGGGGCAGAGTATCAGGCGGGCAGGTTTGCCTTGAGTTTGCGGAAGCACTGCTTCAG TGTGATTCTTGGAGCAAATGCCCGGCCAGACTTGGATCTCCGAGACCCCGTCTGTGATGACTTCTTCCAGTTGTGGCAAGAGACAGCTGAGAGCAATGCCACTATCTATGAGCAG ATCTTCCGCTGCCTGCCATCCAATGCCACGCGTTCCCTGCGGACACTCCGGGAGTACGTGGCCGTGGAGCCCCTGGCCACGGTCAGTCCACCCTTGGCTCTGTCTGAGCTCACCCAGGTCCAGGGTCACCTGGTCCACTTCCCACTCAAGTTCCTAGAGGATGAATCTTTGCTGCCCCCACTGGGTAGCAAGGAGGGCATGATCCCCCTGGAAGTGTGGACATAG
- the PLD2 gene encoding phospholipase D2 isoform X2: protein MTATPESLFPTGDDLDSSQLQMESDEVDTLREGEDPADRMHPFLAIYDLQPLKVHPLVFATGVPVTAQVVGTERYTSGSKVGTCTLYSVRLTHGDFTWTTKKKFRHFQELHRDLLRHKVLMSLLPLARFAVAYSPAREAANREMPSLPRAGPEGSTRHAASKQKYLENYLNRLLTMSFYRNYHALTEFLEVSQLSFIPDLGCKGLEGMIRKRSGGHRVPGLTCCGRDQVCYRWSKRWLVVKDSFLLYMCLETGAISFVQLFDPGFEVQVGKRSTEARYGVRIDTSHRSLILKCSSYRQARWWAQEITELAQGPGRDFLYLHRHDSYAPPRRGTLARWFVNGAGYFAAVADAILRAQEEIFITDWWLSPEVYLKRPAHSDDWRLDIMLKRKAEEGVRVSVLLFKEVELALGINSGYSKRALMLLHPNIKVMRHPNQVTLWAHHEKLLVVDQVVAFLGGLDLAYGRWDDLHYRLTDLGDSSESAASQPPTPCPDSSATPDLSHNQFFWLGKDYSNLITKDWVQLDRPFEDFINRETTPRMPWRDVGVVVHGLPARDLARHFIQRWNFTKTTKAKYKIPTYPYLLPKSTCTANQLPFTLPGGQCTTVQVLRSVDRWSAGTLENSILNAYLHTIRESRHFLYIENQFFISCSDGRTVLNKVGDEIVDRILKAHKQGQCFRVYVLLPLLPGFQGDISTGGGNSIQAILHFTYRTLCRGEYSILHRLKAAMGTAWRDYISICGLRTHGELGGHPVSELIYIHSKMLIADDQIVIIGSANINDRSLLGKRDSELAVLIEDTETEPSLMNGAEYQAGRFALSLRKHCFSVILGANARPDLDLRDPVCDDFFQLWQETAESNATIYEQIFRCLPSNATRSLRTLREYVAVEPLATVSPPLALSELTQVQGHLVHFPLKFLEDESLLPPLGSKEGMIPLEVWT from the exons ATGACGGCGACCCCTGAGAGCCTCTTCCCCACTGGGGACGACCTGGACTCCAGCCAGCTCCAGATGGAGTCCGATGAGGTGGACACtctgagagagggagaggacCCAG CCGACCGGATGCACCCGTTTCTGGCCATCTATGatcttcagcctctgaaagtgcacCCCTTGGTGTTTGCAACTGGGGTCCCTGTCACAGCCCAGGTGGTGGGCACTGAAAGATATACCAGCGGCTCCAAG GTGGGAACCTGCACGCTGTATTCTGTCCGCTTGACTCACGGCGACTTTACCTGGACAACCAAGAAGAAGTTCCGTCATTTTCAGGAGCTGCATCGGGACCTCCTGAGACATAAAGTCTTGATGAGTCTGCTCCCTCTGGCTCG TTTTGCTGTTGCCTATTCTCCAGCCCGAGAGGCAGCCAACAGAGAGATGCCCTCTCTACCCCGAGCAGGTCCTGAGGGCTCCACCAGACATGCAGCCAGCAAACAG AAATACCTGGAGAATTACCTCAATCGCCTCTTGACCATGTCTTTCTATCGCAACTACCATGCCCTG ACAGAGTTCCTGGAAGTCAGTCAGCTGTCCTTTATCCCAGACCTGGGCTGCAAAGGACT GGAGGGGATGATCCGGAAGCGCTCAGGTGGCCACCGAGTTCCTGGCCTCACCTGCTGTGGCCGAGACCAAGTTTGTTATCGCTGGTCCAAGAG GTGGCTGGTGGTGAAGGATTCCTTCCTGCTGTACATGTGCCTCGAGACGGGCGCCATCTCATTTGTTCAGCTCTTTGACCCTGGCTTTGAGGTGCAGGTGGGGAAACGGAGCACAGAGGCACGGTACGGCGTACGGATCGACACCTCCCACAG GTCCTTGATTCTCAAGTGCAGCAGCTACCggcaggcacggtggtgggcccAAGAGATCACTGAGCTGGCACAGGGCCCTGGGAGAGACTTCCTATATCTGCACCGGCATGACAGTTACGCCCCACCCCGGCGTGGGACCTTGGCCCGGTG GTTTGTGAATGGGGCAGGTTACTTTGCTGCTGTGGCAGATGCCATCCTTCGAGCCCAAGAGGAGATTTTCATCACAGACTGGTG GTTGAGTCCTGAGGTTTACCTGAAGCGTCCAGCCCATTCAGATGACTGGAGACTGGACATTATGCTCAAGAGGAAGGCG GAGGAGGGTGTCCGTGTGTCCGTTCTGCTGTTTAAGGAAGTGGAATTGGCCTTGGGCATCAACAGTGGCTATAGCAAGAGGGCGCTGATGCTGCTGCACCCCAACATAAAG GTGATGCGTCACCCAAACCAAGTGACGTTGTGGGCCCATCATGAGAAGCTCCTGGTGGTGGACCAAGTGGTAGCATTCCTAGGGGGGCTGGACCTTGCCTATGGCCGCTGGGATGACCTGCACTATCGACTGACTGACCTTGGAGACTCCTCTGAATCAGCTGCCTCCCAG CCTCCCACCCCGTGCCCAGACTCATCAGCCACCCCAGACCTCTCTCATAACCAATTCTTCTGGCTGGGCAAGGACTACAGCAATCTTATCACCAAGGACTGGGTACAGCTGGACCGGCCTTTCGAAG ATTTCATCAACAGGGAGACGACACCTCGGATGCCATGGCGGGACGTTGGGGTGGTCGTCCATGGCCTACCTGCCCGGGACCTCGCCCGGCACTTCATCCAGCGCTGGAATTTCACCAAG ACCACCAAGGCCAAGTACAAGATTCCCACATACCCCTACCTGCTTCCCAAGTCTACCTGCACTGCCAACCAGCTCCCCTTCACACTCCCAGGGGGGCAGTGCACCACTGTGCAG GTCTTGCGGTCAGTGGACCGCTGGTCAGCAGGGACTCTGGAGAACTCCATCCTCAATGCCTATCTGCACACCATCAGGGAGAGCCGGCACTTCCTCTACATCGAG AATCAGTTCTTCATTAGCTGCTCAGATGGGCGGACGGTTCTGAACAAGGTGGGCGATGAGATTGTGGACAGAATCCTGAAGGCCCACAA ACAGGGGCAGTGTTTCCGAGTCTACGTGCTTTTGCCTTTACTCCCTGGCTTCCAGGGTGACATCTCCACAGGTGGTGGCAACTCCATCCAGGCCATTCTGCACTTTACTTACAG GACCCTGTGTCGTGGGGAGTATTCAATCCTGCATCGCCTCAAAGCAGCCA TGGGAACAGCATGGCGGGACTATATTTCCATCTGCGGGCTTCGTACACATGGAGAGCTGGGCGGGCACCCAGTCTCAGAGCTCATCTACATCCACAGCAAAATGCTCATTGCAGATGACCAGATAGTCATCATAG GTTCTGCAAACATCAATGACCGGAGTTTGCTGGGGAAGCGGGACAGTGAGCTGGCGGTGCTGATCGAGGACACAGAGACGGAACCATCCCTCATGAATGGGGCAGAGTATCAGGCGGGCAGGTTTGCCTTGAGTTTGCGGAAGCACTGCTTCAG TGTGATTCTTGGAGCAAATGCCCGGCCAGACTTGGATCTCCGAGACCCCGTCTGTGATGACTTCTTCCAGTTGTGGCAAGAGACAGCTGAGAGCAATGCCACTATCTATGAGCAG ATCTTCCGCTGCCTGCCATCCAATGCCACGCGTTCCCTGCGGACACTCCGGGAGTACGTGGCCGTGGAGCCCCTGGCCACGGTCAGTCCACCCTTGGCTCTGTCTGAGCTCACCCAGGTCCAGGGTCACCTGGTCCACTTCCCACTCAAGTTCCTAGAGGATGAATCTTTGCTGCCCCCACTGGGTAGCAAGGAGGGCATGATCCCCCTGGAAGTGTGGACATAG